A genomic segment from Yimella sp. cx-51 encodes:
- the hrpA gene encoding ATP-dependent RNA helicase HrpA codes for MTDKTPAKSRRRRLPSSRSQERRRMSPQQVEHRRSLVPEVTYPDLPVAEAKDDIAAAIRDHQVVVIAGETGSGKTTQIPKICLELGRGVEGVIGHTQPRRLAARSVAERIAEELHTELGEVVGYQVRFTDTSSAKTLVKVMTDGILLSGLQHDRMLSQYDTIIIDEAHERSLNIDFILGYLKQLLPRRPDLKVIITSATIDPQRFADHFATPERAVPIIEVSGRTYPVEVRYRPLEREVPGKGADAAPATVDIDQVAGIVDAVEELWSEPVSDGGPQDILVFCSGEREIRDAADALQGLNLPGTQVLPLYARLSAAEQHRIFTRHEGRRIVLATNVAETSLTVPGIRYVVDTGTARISRYSQRTKVQRLPIEPISQASAKQRTGRCGRLADGVCIRLYSQDDYEARPEFTDPEILRTNLASVILQMISLGLGDISRFPFVQPPDARQIADGLRLLDELHAIEDAGPGRRKRLTADGRAIAALPVDPRLARMIVEASRNGSLREVLPIVAAMSIQDPRERPADAQTQADQHHARFKHENSDFLTVLNLWRYVREQQKALSGSAFRRMCRAEYLHYLRVREWQDLHGQLRDISKRLKLSTSGNDASDDTVHQALLTGLLSHVGLRDRDSRDYLGARNARFGIQPGSVLFRAQPDWVMAGELVETTRLWARTNARIDPAWVENAAEHLLRRSYSDPRWEKKQAQAICSERVTLYGVPLAAGRPVSFGRIDQAYARELFIRHALVEGEWQSHHRFLRDNRALLREVAELEERTRRRDLVVDDGVLFEFYDERLPDDIVSGAHFDRWWKGQARKHPTLLSFTRDFLLTDDAGDLDVSDFPKEWHQGDLTFRLSYQFDPGSDADGVTVHLPVEQLNQVQDAGFDWLVPGVREELVTALLKSLPKATRKHFVPTPDHARAAVAQMNSASGEDLVDALSDALFARSRVRVPRDEWDWSRVPNRLRMTFRVEGKGGKKLAQGKELPLLQQQLQGSVRQAMSSVGEALERNGIREWGALQLQDRVESKSGGRTVVGYPALVDDGTSVALTVLPTPSERDHATHFGVRRLVLLATDVPWNRILSLLTNRQKLALAHHPHPSRQALHDDILAAAVDAIIERELPGGRVRDAAQFEHAKQVVKQQVVPEVIAAVDLVGPCLDAAREVRLALDRLTSPAVADLRRDLEVQYAALIHPGFVADTGVARLRRVQVYLRAMLERIEKAPGDLARDQQRQGDVDHVRTELDKLLAALPAARHTDPDVVALRWMIEELRVSLFAQKLGTAGPVSIKRIFKAMDEVEAGGAA; via the coding sequence ATGACTGACAAGACACCCGCCAAGAGCCGACGACGCCGGCTTCCTTCCTCGCGCAGCCAGGAGCGACGCCGGATGTCGCCCCAGCAAGTGGAACACCGGCGCTCGCTGGTGCCTGAGGTCACCTACCCTGACCTGCCGGTGGCCGAGGCGAAGGACGACATCGCAGCGGCGATCCGTGATCACCAGGTGGTGGTGATCGCCGGTGAGACCGGGTCGGGCAAGACCACCCAGATCCCGAAGATCTGCCTCGAACTCGGGCGCGGGGTGGAAGGTGTCATCGGGCACACGCAGCCTCGGCGACTGGCCGCCCGCTCGGTGGCCGAGCGCATCGCCGAGGAGTTGCACACCGAACTCGGTGAGGTGGTCGGTTACCAGGTGCGGTTCACCGACACCTCCAGCGCCAAGACCCTCGTCAAGGTGATGACCGACGGCATCCTGCTCTCAGGTCTGCAGCACGACCGTATGTTGTCGCAGTACGACACGATCATCATCGACGAGGCGCACGAACGCTCGCTCAACATCGACTTCATCCTCGGCTATCTCAAGCAACTGCTGCCGAGGCGTCCTGACCTGAAGGTGATCATCACCTCTGCGACGATCGATCCGCAGCGTTTCGCCGATCACTTCGCCACACCTGAGCGTGCCGTCCCGATCATCGAGGTGTCGGGCCGCACCTACCCGGTGGAGGTGCGCTACCGACCGTTGGAGCGGGAAGTGCCCGGCAAGGGGGCGGACGCCGCGCCGGCGACGGTCGACATCGACCAGGTGGCCGGCATCGTCGACGCGGTCGAAGAACTGTGGTCGGAGCCGGTCAGCGACGGCGGACCGCAGGACATCCTCGTCTTCTGCTCCGGAGAGCGCGAGATCCGGGACGCCGCGGACGCCCTCCAGGGGCTGAATCTGCCTGGCACACAGGTGCTTCCGTTGTACGCCCGCCTCTCGGCCGCGGAACAACATCGCATCTTCACTCGCCACGAGGGCCGCCGCATCGTGCTGGCCACCAACGTCGCCGAGACCTCGCTGACCGTCCCCGGCATCCGGTACGTCGTCGACACCGGCACCGCCCGCATCTCGCGGTACAGCCAGCGCACGAAGGTGCAACGACTGCCGATCGAACCCATCTCCCAGGCCAGCGCGAAGCAGCGCACCGGCCGCTGCGGGCGCCTCGCCGACGGTGTCTGCATCCGGCTGTACTCGCAGGACGACTACGAGGCTCGGCCGGAGTTCACCGACCCCGAGATCCTGCGCACCAACCTCGCCTCGGTGATCCTGCAGATGATCTCCCTCGGCCTGGGCGACATCTCCCGCTTCCCGTTCGTGCAACCCCCGGACGCCCGCCAGATCGCCGACGGTCTGCGCCTGCTCGACGAACTACACGCCATCGAGGACGCCGGGCCCGGCCGCCGCAAACGGCTCACCGCCGACGGGCGCGCCATCGCCGCACTGCCGGTCGACCCACGTCTGGCGCGAATGATCGTGGAAGCGTCCCGCAACGGATCGCTGCGTGAGGTGCTGCCGATCGTGGCTGCGATGTCGATCCAGGACCCCCGGGAGCGTCCGGCCGATGCACAGACCCAGGCCGATCAACATCACGCGCGTTTCAAGCACGAGAACAGTGATTTCCTCACCGTCCTCAACCTGTGGCGGTACGTCCGCGAGCAACAGAAAGCGTTGTCCGGCAGCGCTTTTCGGCGGATGTGCAGGGCGGAATACCTGCACTACCTGCGGGTGCGCGAATGGCAGGATCTGCATGGTCAACTGCGCGACATCAGTAAGCGGCTGAAGCTGTCGACCAGCGGCAACGACGCCTCGGACGACACCGTCCATCAAGCCCTGCTGACGGGGTTGCTCTCGCACGTGGGTCTGCGTGACCGCGATTCACGCGACTACCTCGGTGCTCGCAATGCGCGCTTCGGCATCCAGCCTGGTTCGGTGCTGTTCCGTGCCCAACCCGACTGGGTGATGGCCGGTGAACTGGTGGAGACCACGCGTCTGTGGGCGCGCACCAATGCCCGCATCGACCCCGCCTGGGTGGAGAACGCCGCCGAGCACCTGCTGCGGCGCAGCTACTCCGATCCTCGCTGGGAGAAGAAGCAGGCGCAGGCAATCTGCAGCGAGAGGGTCACGCTCTACGGCGTCCCGCTCGCGGCCGGTCGGCCCGTCTCCTTCGGGCGGATCGACCAGGCCTACGCCCGTGAACTGTTCATCCGGCACGCGCTCGTAGAGGGGGAGTGGCAGAGCCATCACCGCTTCCTACGCGACAACCGAGCTCTGCTGCGCGAGGTGGCCGAACTCGAGGAACGCACCCGGCGCCGCGACCTCGTCGTGGACGACGGGGTGTTGTTCGAGTTCTATGACGAGCGGCTGCCCGACGACATCGTCTCCGGCGCCCACTTCGACCGGTGGTGGAAGGGCCAGGCGCGAAAGCACCCCACGCTGCTCAGTTTCACCCGCGACTTCCTGCTCACCGACGACGCCGGTGATCTCGACGTCTCCGACTTCCCCAAGGAATGGCACCAGGGCGACCTGACCTTCCGGCTCAGCTACCAGTTCGACCCGGGCTCGGACGCTGACGGCGTCACCGTGCACCTGCCGGTGGAGCAGCTCAACCAGGTGCAGGACGCCGGCTTCGACTGGTTGGTGCCGGGGGTGCGCGAAGAACTGGTGACCGCCTTGCTGAAGTCGCTTCCGAAGGCCACCCGCAAGCACTTCGTCCCGACCCCTGATCACGCCAGAGCCGCTGTGGCACAGATGAATTCGGCGTCCGGTGAAGACCTGGTCGATGCGCTGTCAGACGCGCTCTTCGCGCGTTCTCGGGTGCGTGTGCCGCGCGATGAGTGGGACTGGTCGCGTGTGCCTAATCGTCTGCGCATGACTTTCCGGGTGGAAGGCAAGGGAGGCAAGAAGCTCGCCCAGGGCAAGGAGCTGCCATTGCTCCAGCAACAACTACAGGGCTCGGTGCGCCAGGCAATGTCGAGCGTCGGAGAAGCGCTGGAGCGCAACGGGATTCGCGAATGGGGCGCCCTGCAGCTGCAGGACCGCGTCGAGAGCAAGAGCGGTGGTCGCACGGTGGTCGGCTACCCGGCGCTGGTGGACGACGGAACCTCGGTGGCGCTCACGGTGTTGCCCACGCCGTCCGAGCGTGACCACGCCACCCACTTCGGGGTGCGGCGCCTGGTACTGCTGGCCACCGATGTGCCGTGGAATCGCATCCTGAGCCTGCTGACCAACCGGCAGAAGCTCGCACTGGCCCATCACCCGCATCCGTCGCGGCAGGCACTGCACGACGACATTCTTGCCGCGGCGGTCGACGCCATCATCGAGCGCGAACTCCCCGGCGGACGGGTGCGCGACGCCGCCCAGTTCGAACACGCCAAGCAGGTGGTCAAGCAGCAGGTGGTGCCGGAGGTGATCGCCGCCGTCGACCTGGTCGGCCCGTGCCTGGATGCAGCGCGCGAGGTGCGGCTCGCCCTCGATCGGTTGACCTCGCCCGCGGTCGCCGACCTGCGTCGTGACCTGGAAGTGCAGTACGCCGCGCTGATCCATCCCGGTTTCGTGGCCGACACCGGCGTCGCCCGGCTGCGTCGTGTGCAGGTCTACCTGCGCGCGATGCTCGAACGCATCGAGAAGGCACCCGGCGATCTTGCCCGTGACCAGCAGCGGCAGGGCGATGTAGACCACGTGCGCACAGAACTCGACAAGCTGCTTGCCGCGTTGCCCGCTGCCCGGCACACCGATCCCGACGTCGTCGCGCTGCGCTGGATGATCGAGGAGTTGCGGGTGAGTCTTTTCGCCCAGAAGCTCGGCACCGCCGGCCCGGTGTCGATCAAGCGCATCTTCAAGGCCATGGACGAGGTCGAAGCCGGCGGCGCGGCCTGA
- a CDS encoding serine protein kinase RIO, whose translation MPNRTPSQRSALHCPTPAPLPLTDLDFVPPPELGAGQRWSTWSSIERLQRGPAPRPSWVVTHDESIDTELGVLKTGKEADVFLVERRSADGRTSAVMAAKRYRDAENRSFRRHAGYTEGRRIKDTREARAVATKTRFGKQVAAGVWAQAEWGALVDLWSSGVPVPYPVQIDEREILMELVVDEAGDPAPRLAATRPTSDQLAAWFEQLRSALIVLSGKGIVHGDLSAYNILAGRDGVVLIDLPQTLDLIANPNGTDFLHRDCVNVCTWFASKGFDCDGDELFAELLAFAL comes from the coding sequence GTGCCGAATCGCACACCGAGTCAGCGCTCTGCGCTGCACTGCCCCACGCCTGCTCCACTTCCACTGACCGACCTCGACTTCGTCCCACCGCCGGAACTCGGTGCAGGACAACGCTGGTCGACCTGGAGCAGCATCGAACGCCTGCAACGCGGGCCCGCACCACGACCGTCCTGGGTGGTCACCCACGACGAATCCATCGACACCGAGCTCGGCGTGCTGAAGACCGGCAAGGAAGCAGATGTCTTCCTCGTCGAGCGCCGATCCGCCGACGGGCGAACCTCCGCCGTGATGGCAGCCAAGCGCTACCGCGACGCCGAGAACCGGTCGTTTCGCCGGCACGCGGGTTACACCGAGGGCCGCCGCATCAAGGACACCCGCGAGGCCCGCGCGGTCGCGACCAAGACCCGTTTCGGCAAGCAGGTTGCCGCTGGAGTCTGGGCCCAAGCCGAGTGGGGTGCGCTGGTCGACCTCTGGAGCAGCGGGGTGCCTGTGCCGTACCCGGTGCAGATCGACGAACGCGAGATCCTCATGGAACTCGTTGTCGATGAAGCGGGCGACCCCGCACCGCGGCTGGCAGCTACCAGGCCGACCTCCGATCAGCTCGCGGCGTGGTTCGAACAGTTGCGGTCGGCGCTGATCGTGTTGAGCGGCAAGGGAATCGTGCACGGCGACCTGTCGGCGTACAACATCCTCGCCGGACGTGACGGGGTGGTGCTCATCGACCTGCCCCAGACCCTCGACCTGATCGCCAATCCGAACGGCACCGACTTCCTACATCGCGACTGTGTAAACGTCTGCACGTGGTTTGCGTCCAAGGGATTCGATTGTGATGGCGACGAACTGTTCGCCGAGCTGCTGGCGTTCGCGTTGTGA
- a CDS encoding PAC2 family protein — MRDPLELIRFEQDAHASELGARTMIVALGGLIDAGNTQRLLVQHLLAHGDPVVVASFDIDQLLDYRGRRPMMTFDRDHFASYDDPSLNLYRLGDDEGTPYLLLAGPEPDYQWERVVEAIQFLVRRLGVQLVVSTHGIPMAVPHTRPVGMTKYATDPALIPDNTPVFAAMQVPGSLESLVHLRLGEAEVDAVGFALHVPHYLAAMDFGDAAVAAADAIVGLTGLSLPVSDLAMQAEVHRAEIARQIEANPEIAEAVSGMEQQYDAFVEGQQRQSLLATEMSELPSAEEIGAELEEFLRAETGEE, encoded by the coding sequence ATGCGGGATCCGTTGGAGCTCATTCGGTTCGAGCAGGACGCCCACGCCAGCGAGTTGGGCGCCCGCACGATGATCGTAGCTCTCGGTGGTCTCATCGACGCTGGCAACACCCAGCGTCTGCTGGTGCAGCACCTGCTGGCCCACGGCGACCCGGTGGTCGTCGCCTCCTTCGACATCGATCAGTTGCTCGACTACCGCGGCCGTCGCCCCATGATGACCTTCGACCGCGATCACTTCGCCAGCTACGACGACCCCTCGCTCAACCTCTACCGGCTGGGGGACGACGAGGGCACGCCCTACCTGCTGCTGGCCGGTCCGGAGCCCGACTACCAATGGGAGCGCGTCGTCGAGGCGATCCAATTCCTGGTGCGCCGTCTCGGCGTGCAACTCGTGGTCAGCACCCACGGCATTCCGATGGCCGTGCCGCACACGCGTCCGGTGGGCATGACGAAGTACGCCACCGACCCGGCACTGATCCCCGACAACACCCCGGTCTTCGCAGCCATGCAGGTGCCGGGGAGCCTGGAGTCGTTGGTGCACCTGCGCCTGGGAGAAGCCGAGGTCGACGCCGTTGGTTTCGCGCTGCACGTGCCGCACTACCTGGCCGCAATGGACTTCGGCGACGCCGCCGTGGCCGCTGCCGATGCAATCGTCGGCCTCACCGGCCTGTCATTGCCGGTGAGCGACCTCGCGATGCAGGCCGAGGTGCACCGGGCTGAGATCGCCCGCCAGATCGAGGCCAACCCCGAGATCGCCGAGGCCGTCAGCGGTATGGAGCAGCAGTACGACGCTTTCGTCGAGGGGCAGCAGCGGCAGAGCCTGCTCGCCACCGAGATGTCCGAACTGCCCAGCGCCGAAGAGATCGGCGCAGAACTCGAGGAGTTCCTGCGCGCCGAGACCGGCGAGGAATAA
- a CDS encoding DUF4185 domain-containing protein — translation MIGRVRSGAAALGCVLLAACAGTPSPPRYPEASWSAGTDGVATPTVSDARPTGAGASCTPGEGFSSGAAANRWMGGLDGLPAWRSADVGVSVPLSDGRVVWVFGDTGRAAGFTPRMVSSSALVTDGNCTSQWTSAADGPFLPNEPGSVCWPSSMVARKVGSADQVLVACSRVRRGSGHGLFDFTYLGMSLVRFEVSPGKVSTVPEGHTVTPDRDDSRQVNWGAAMVLDQGWVYLYGSQQGKSQFGARRLVVARTTWETASDQRTWTFWNGRTWSSSANHAQPVIDRNPGVSQALTVHQVNGKFVAVSKKGGDLSDTVAVWSAPSPTGPWTVVHEHLMPYDAGNSVVTYQPLAHPQIRLASGQLLVSVSRNPKDLQRVLAEPNLGRPTFIEVPTP, via the coding sequence GTGATCGGTCGGGTGCGTTCGGGAGCAGCGGCACTGGGCTGCGTCTTGCTCGCGGCCTGCGCCGGCACACCCAGCCCGCCGAGGTATCCCGAGGCGTCGTGGTCGGCCGGCACCGATGGCGTGGCCACCCCCACGGTGTCGGACGCCCGGCCCACGGGTGCGGGTGCTTCGTGCACTCCCGGCGAAGGATTCTCCTCGGGAGCTGCGGCGAACCGTTGGATGGGCGGCTTGGACGGCCTTCCCGCCTGGCGCTCCGCCGACGTCGGGGTGAGCGTGCCACTCTCCGACGGACGGGTGGTGTGGGTCTTCGGCGACACCGGTCGTGCCGCTGGGTTCACTCCGCGGATGGTGAGCAGTTCAGCGTTGGTCACCGACGGCAACTGCACCTCGCAATGGACCTCTGCAGCAGATGGTCCCTTCCTGCCCAACGAACCCGGGTCGGTCTGTTGGCCCTCCTCGATGGTCGCCCGGAAGGTGGGATCGGCCGACCAGGTGCTCGTTGCCTGCTCGCGAGTGCGCCGGGGGAGCGGACACGGCTTGTTCGACTTCACCTACCTCGGCATGAGCCTGGTGCGTTTCGAGGTGTCACCGGGCAAGGTTTCGACCGTGCCAGAGGGTCACACCGTGACCCCGGATCGCGACGACAGCAGGCAGGTCAACTGGGGAGCGGCGATGGTGCTCGACCAGGGTTGGGTCTACCTCTACGGGTCGCAGCAGGGCAAGAGTCAGTTCGGGGCCCGCCGGTTGGTGGTGGCCCGCACCACCTGGGAAACAGCGTCCGACCAGCGCACCTGGACCTTCTGGAACGGCCGCACCTGGTCGTCGTCGGCGAACCACGCCCAGCCGGTCATCGATCGCAATCCCGGTGTGTCACAAGCACTCACGGTGCACCAGGTGAACGGCAAGTTCGTCGCGGTGTCGAAGAAGGGCGGCGACCTCAGCGACACCGTCGCAGTCTGGTCGGCCCCGTCACCCACCGGGCCGTGGACGGTCGTCCACGAACACCTCATGCCCTACGACGCGGGCAACTCGGTGGTCACCTACCAACCCTTGGCCCATCCGCAGATCCGCCTTGCGAGCGGGCAGTTGTTGGTGTCGGTGTCACGCAACCCCAAGGATCTGCAGCGGGTGCTGGCCGAGCCGAACCTGGGAAGACCGACGTTTATCGAGGTGCCGACGCCGTGA
- a CDS encoding bifunctional o-acetylhomoserine/o-acetylserine sulfhydrylase, whose product MSDNQTGWSFETRQIHAGQSADEATGARALPIYQTTSYVFRDTEHAANLFALSEFGNIYTRLMNPTTDAVEQRIASLEGGVGALLVASGQAAETLAILNIAEAGSHIVASPALYGGTANLLKYTLPKFGIEVTFVQDARDLEQWKAAVRPNTKLFFGESVSNPKAEVLDIAGVAKVAHEAGVPLIVDNTVATPYVLRPIEHGADIVVHSATKYLGGHGTSIAGVIVDSGNFDYAADPEKFPNYNTPEESYHGLVYARDLGVGSALGANLAFILKARVQLLRDLGAAVSPFNAFLIAQGVETLSLRIERHLENTHKVAAFLQGHEQVERVVWASLPDNEYYDLAQKYTPQGSGAVISFEIAGGLEAGKKFVEALELHSHVANIGDVRSLVIHPASTTHSQGSDEDRLAAGVTPGLVRLAVGIEHIDDILADLETGFRAAK is encoded by the coding sequence ATGAGCGACAACCAGACCGGATGGTCCTTCGAGACCCGGCAGATCCACGCCGGGCAGAGTGCCGACGAGGCGACCGGCGCACGCGCCCTGCCGATCTACCAGACCACCTCGTACGTCTTCCGTGACACCGAGCACGCTGCAAACCTGTTCGCGCTCAGCGAGTTCGGCAACATCTACACCCGGTTGATGAACCCGACGACGGACGCGGTCGAGCAGCGGATCGCCAGCCTGGAGGGCGGCGTCGGTGCGCTGCTGGTCGCGTCCGGACAGGCCGCCGAGACGCTCGCGATCCTCAACATCGCCGAGGCCGGGTCGCACATCGTGGCCTCCCCCGCGCTGTACGGCGGCACCGCCAACCTGTTGAAGTACACGCTGCCGAAGTTCGGCATCGAGGTGACCTTCGTGCAGGACGCTCGCGACCTCGAGCAGTGGAAAGCCGCTGTCCGCCCCAACACCAAGCTCTTCTTCGGCGAGTCGGTGTCGAACCCGAAGGCTGAGGTGCTCGACATCGCGGGCGTGGCGAAGGTGGCCCACGAAGCAGGTGTGCCGCTCATCGTCGACAACACGGTGGCCACCCCGTACGTACTGCGCCCGATCGAGCACGGCGCCGACATCGTGGTGCACTCCGCCACCAAGTACCTCGGCGGCCACGGCACCTCCATCGCCGGGGTGATCGTCGACAGCGGCAACTTCGACTACGCCGCCGACCCGGAGAAGTTCCCCAACTACAACACGCCCGAGGAGAGTTACCACGGACTGGTCTACGCCCGCGATCTCGGCGTGGGCAGCGCGCTCGGCGCCAACCTCGCGTTCATCCTCAAGGCTCGTGTGCAGTTGCTGCGCGACCTGGGCGCCGCGGTGTCGCCGTTCAATGCCTTCCTCATCGCGCAGGGTGTGGAGACCCTCAGCCTGCGCATCGAGCGTCACCTGGAGAACACCCACAAGGTGGCGGCTTTCCTCCAGGGCCACGAGCAGGTGGAGCGAGTTGTGTGGGCGTCGCTGCCGGACAACGAGTACTACGACCTCGCCCAGAAGTACACGCCGCAGGGATCAGGCGCAGTGATCTCGTTCGAGATCGCGGGTGGCCTGGAGGCCGGCAAGAAGTTCGTGGAAGCGCTGGAGTTGCACTCCCACGTCGCCAACATCGGCGATGTGCGCTCGCTGGTGATCCACCCGGCCTCGACCACCCACTCGCAGGGCTCGGACGAAGACCGTCTCGCAGCCGGCGTCACGCCGGGCCTGGTGCGCCTCGCCGTGGGCATCGAGCACATCGATGACATCCTCGCCGACCTGGAGACCGGCTTCCGGGCGGCCAAGTAG
- a CDS encoding DUF445 domain-containing protein — MLSEADEGRARALRRMRGVALGLLVFAAIVFVLTHGKDGAWGYVNAASEAAMVGAVADWFAVTALFRHPLGLPIPHTAIIPKRKDSIGTSLEDFVTENFLTESNVRTRLESAQVPLRLGEWLQQPGNAQRVVSEAAPALAKGVASIKDDEVRHLLDQVLLPRLGREPVGPLVGHLLEGVVQDGSHHGLVDIGIRELHAWARDNEATITDIMGQRAPWWSPKWLDDTVTSRVHTEIVNWLADVRDDPHHSARQAIDNFLETLAHDLQHDEPTIAKAEAIKERFLEHPSVSNSMVSLWGSVQRAVVEALDDQDGALRARLAVALQDLGARVVSDAGLRESLDHRLADVVGYAVRTYGRELSTVISQTIDRWDGNEAAKRIELHVGRDLQFIRINGTVVGGLVGLLIHTVSQFL; from the coding sequence GTGTTGTCCGAGGCGGACGAAGGGCGAGCCCGCGCGCTACGGCGGATGCGCGGGGTGGCACTGGGCCTGCTGGTCTTCGCCGCCATCGTCTTCGTGCTCACCCACGGCAAGGACGGCGCGTGGGGCTATGTGAACGCCGCCTCCGAAGCCGCGATGGTCGGCGCGGTCGCCGACTGGTTCGCCGTCACCGCACTCTTCCGGCACCCGCTCGGGCTGCCGATCCCGCACACCGCGATCATTCCCAAACGCAAGGACTCCATCGGCACCAGCCTGGAAGATTTCGTCACCGAGAACTTCCTCACCGAATCCAACGTCCGCACCCGGTTGGAGAGCGCCCAGGTGCCCTTGCGTCTCGGGGAGTGGCTGCAGCAACCCGGCAACGCCCAGCGCGTCGTGAGCGAAGCAGCGCCGGCGCTCGCCAAGGGCGTCGCCTCCATCAAGGACGACGAGGTACGGCACCTGCTCGATCAGGTGCTGTTGCCCCGCCTGGGTCGTGAGCCGGTCGGGCCGCTCGTCGGCCATCTGCTCGAAGGTGTGGTGCAGGACGGATCGCACCACGGTCTGGTCGACATCGGCATTCGCGAATTGCACGCCTGGGCACGCGACAACGAGGCGACGATCACCGACATCATGGGTCAACGAGCCCCGTGGTGGTCGCCGAAGTGGCTCGATGACACGGTGACCTCCCGGGTGCACACCGAGATCGTCAACTGGCTCGCCGACGTCCGCGACGACCCGCACCACTCGGCACGCCAGGCAATCGACAACTTCCTGGAAACTCTCGCCCACGACCTACAGCACGACGAACCGACGATCGCCAAGGCCGAGGCGATCAAGGAGCGGTTCTTGGAGCACCCGTCCGTCAGCAACTCGATGGTGTCGTTGTGGGGCTCGGTGCAACGGGCCGTCGTCGAAGCCCTCGACGATCAGGACGGCGCGCTGCGGGCACGCCTGGCGGTCGCATTGCAGGATCTCGGTGCCCGCGTCGTCAGCGATGCCGGACTACGGGAGTCGCTGGACCATCGCCTGGCTGACGTCGTCGGGTACGCGGTGCGTACCTACGGCCGGGAACTGTCGACCGTGATCTCCCAGACGATCGACCGGTGGGACGGCAACGAGGCCGCCAAGCGGATCGAACTCCACGTCGGACGCGACCTGCAGTTCATCCGGATCAACGGCACCGTCGTCGGTGGTCTGGTCGGTCTGCTCATCCACACCGTCAGCCAGTTCCTCTGA
- the serA gene encoding phosphoglycerate dehydrogenase has protein sequence MAPVKALLLENIHPLAEALLRDAGMEVVTHKGALDEDELIEAIQGVDLLGIRSKTDVTARVIEAADQLQAIGAFCIGTNQIDKDAAAARGIVAFNAPFSNTRSVVELAIAEIIVMARRLTEKDTALHEGRWDKNAKGSHEIRGRRLGIVGYGNIGSQLSVVAEMLGLQVYFYDTEDKLALGNARRCQSLDELLEVAEVVTLHVDGRSGNAGFFGPDQFAKMRPRSLFLNLSRGFVVDYDALREHLLSGHIAGAAVDVFPVEPKVSGDPFSSPLQGIPNVVLTPHVGGSTEEAQEDIGRFVATKLRDFVDRGTTTLNVNLPAISLEDRPGDRRIVHFHTNTPGVLATVNGILAGHGVNIEGQLLSTLGGIGYVVTDVRDFPREALAELAAMPETIRLRCID, from the coding sequence ATGGCGCCCGTGAAGGCACTGCTTCTGGAAAACATCCACCCCCTGGCCGAAGCCCTGCTGCGTGACGCAGGCATGGAGGTCGTCACCCACAAGGGCGCGCTGGACGAGGACGAGCTCATCGAGGCCATCCAGGGCGTCGACCTGCTCGGCATCCGCTCCAAGACCGACGTCACGGCCCGTGTGATCGAGGCCGCCGACCAGCTGCAGGCGATCGGCGCTTTCTGCATCGGCACCAACCAGATCGACAAGGACGCCGCCGCTGCCCGGGGCATCGTCGCGTTCAACGCTCCGTTCAGCAACACCCGCAGCGTCGTCGAACTCGCCATCGCCGAGATCATCGTGATGGCCCGCCGCCTCACCGAGAAGGACACCGCCCTGCACGAGGGGCGCTGGGACAAGAACGCCAAGGGCAGTCACGAGATCCGCGGTCGCCGCCTGGGCATCGTCGGCTACGGCAACATCGGCAGCCAGCTCTCGGTCGTGGCCGAAATGCTCGGCCTGCAGGTCTACTTCTACGACACCGAGGACAAACTCGCTCTCGGTAACGCGCGCCGCTGCCAGTCGCTGGACGAACTGCTCGAGGTGGCGGAGGTCGTCACGCTGCACGTCGACGGACGCTCGGGCAACGCCGGCTTCTTCGGCCCCGACCAGTTCGCCAAGATGCGTCCGCGCTCGCTCTTCCTCAACCTCTCCCGCGGCTTCGTGGTCGACTACGACGCGCTGCGTGAGCACCTGCTCAGCGGTCACATCGCCGGTGCCGCCGTCGACGTCTTCCCGGTGGAGCCGAAAGTGAGCGGTGACCCGTTCTCCTCGCCGCTGCAAGGCATTCCCAATGTCGTCCTCACCCCGCACGTCGGCGGGTCGACCGAGGAAGCGCAGGAAGACATCGGACGGTTCGTCGCCACCAAGCTGCGTGACTTCGTCGACCGCGGCACGACCACGCTCAACGTCAACCTGCCGGCCATCTCGCTGGAGGACCGCCCCGGCGACCGGCGGATCGTGCACTTCCACACCAACACCCCCGGCGTGCTCGCCACGGTCAACGGCATCCTGGCCGGCCACGGCGTCAACATCGAGGGGCAACTGCTGAGCACCCTCGGCGGAATCGGCTACGTGGTCACCGACGTCCGTGACTTCCCGCGGGAGGCGCTCGCCGAACTGGCCGCAATGCCGGAAACAATCCGGTTGCGCTGCATCGACTGA